A single window of Leptospira semungkisensis DNA harbors:
- a CDS encoding DegT/DnrJ/EryC1/StrS family aminotransferase → MSAETEVLEKPSRKKTDIEFHKPTLSREDLKTVLEALVEDHLASGSVTHKFEKAFSSTFRTKQVVSANSLTAAYHLALLSLEIQPGDKVAISTFAPLAALDAIFLIQAQPHVIDMEKHSFHICPQTLSNALEDERIKAVIVDHTFGSLADFSKYDFKSRPVIEDFSEAVGARTETFTPGKQGKISICGLSIEYLITTGNGALICTDDDSIAKKIRARKEGRDPYPRKEGQPRLDYDMIDYQAALGIEQLSNLGVILERKRKIAQVYLQAIQGSQVTSHYSDPSTDTFNRFVILAPGNYEQVERYFRSLQIGTRRTVQEPIHHILDLPNSDFPNGERLYQRGHCIPIYPNLTKDNVQRISQAIRRIY, encoded by the coding sequence ATGAGCGCGGAAACCGAAGTTTTAGAAAAACCAAGTCGGAAGAAAACAGATATCGAGTTCCATAAGCCTACCCTTTCTCGGGAAGACCTGAAGACTGTTCTGGAAGCATTGGTAGAAGACCATCTCGCTTCCGGTTCGGTAACTCATAAATTTGAGAAGGCATTCTCTTCTACTTTTCGCACCAAGCAAGTTGTCTCCGCAAATAGCCTAACTGCTGCGTATCATCTGGCTTTATTGTCCCTAGAGATCCAGCCGGGAGATAAGGTTGCCATTTCCACATTTGCTCCTCTCGCGGCATTAGATGCAATTTTCTTAATACAGGCCCAACCTCATGTGATCGATATGGAAAAGCATTCCTTCCATATCTGTCCGCAGACTCTTTCCAATGCATTGGAAGACGAAAGAATCAAAGCAGTTATAGTTGATCATACTTTTGGATCTCTTGCGGACTTCTCCAAATACGATTTCAAATCTCGTCCGGTGATCGAAGACTTCTCCGAGGCTGTGGGAGCAAGAACAGAAACCTTCACTCCAGGAAAACAGGGAAAAATTTCCATCTGTGGTCTTTCTATCGAATACTTGATCACCACCGGGAACGGCGCCTTGATTTGCACCGACGATGATTCTATTGCAAAGAAAATTCGCGCCAGAAAAGAAGGAAGAGATCCTTATCCTCGTAAAGAAGGCCAACCTAGACTAGATTACGACATGATCGATTACCAAGCGGCTCTTGGGATCGAGCAACTTTCCAATCTGGGAGTAATCCTGGAGAGAAAGAGAAAGATCGCGCAAGTGTATCTGCAAGCAATCCAAGGATCTCAGGTAACTTCTCATTATAGCGATCCGAGCACAGATACCTTTAATCGATTCGTAATCCTTGCACCCGGAAATTACGAGCAGGTAGAGAGATACTTCCGTTCTCTACAGATCGGGACCCGTAGAACCGTGCAAGAACCTATCCATCATATTCTGGACCTGCCGAATTCCGATTTCCCGAACGGAGAAAGACTCTACCAAAGAGGACATTGCATTCCTATTTATCCGAACCTTACCAAGGATAATGTGCAGAGAATTTCTCAGGCGATCCGCAGAATTTACTGA